The Bacillus sp. B-jedd sequence CGCCATCACCTCAGGTCTAACTTCGGGATAAACGAATTTGGTCTTCTCCCCCTGAAGGGCGATGGAATAAAAATCGCGAATCAGTTCGGCCCGCGTGCCACTGCTTTTTTCCACGCTTAAGTAGATCTGCACAGCCACCCCTTTGCGGAGCCGGCGCTGGGAGATGCCAGCGAACTTCCTGCCGCCGATACTCAAATCGTAGCTTCCTGGGCAGTAGGACCCGATGATTTCCCTCGCTTCAATTGTTTTGCCGAAATCGCCGAACATTTGCCGGATCAGCATCCACATCGCATCATAGCCGCGATTGATATCAATGCTCCTTTCCTTTTCGGGCAAAATAAGGGAGATATTCAGGACGCCCTCATCAAGGGCGACAGCAAGCCCGCCTGAATTCCGGACAATTACTTCATATCCGCGGCTGCGGAGAAACTCCACGCCTTCTTCAAGATTGGGAAGCTTTGTGTCCTGGATGCCAAGAACGACGGTATCGCGGTGGACCCAGGTGCGGGCGGTTGCCGGTGCGAGGTGCGAACCGACCGAGGCACATAATGTATCGTCAATCGCGAACGATTCGATTGCAGGCATTAAAATGCCGGTTGTAGATTGGTCAATCAGCCGCCATTGGTCCTGGCGGAGCAAAGTGAGTGCCTCATTCAACATAAACGGCCTCCTGCATATTTTAGGTTTATAAAGAGATTAGTCAAAGTTGAAAATTGATATTCAATGAAGTTGATTGGAACGGAGGGGACTGACTCCGGCGGGATGTAGCGGCACGTGGAGACCCCGCAGGCGTCTATGACGCCGAGGAGGCTCCAAAAAGACTGCTCCTGCGCCATAGACTATTCGAGGAAGTGAACTTTCAGCTCGTCGCAAAGCTGCACGAAGCAAATTCAGGTAGATGCTTCGCCCCGCGGAAAGCATGTCCCCGGAGTGGAAATCAACAATCAAGGAAAACAAACCTTAATAGTATTAAGTTTTACGCCAATCCACGCTTTAAATCGGTGGGCGATTTCATTGTTCAACCCCGTTATTATAGCATAGCGGCCACCTTCAATTAAGTGGCTTCCGCGCAGCCGGGAAGGATAGCTTGTCCATTTTGCAAAAAATTCCCTTGGAAAAAATATTTTTCGTGCGTTTTAGTTCACCATGAGATAAAATGTTTACTCAAGGAAACATTTTCGGTAAAGTGAATATATTGGTTGAAGGGATATACAACAGAATATGTATGCACGAAGCTTTGTTGCTATTTGCCCATACACTTAAATTTTCGCTTCGAGAGGGGTATTGATTGTGTCCGAAGAAGTTTTATTTGCCTTAGGGTTAACATTATTTGCGGGACTTGCAACCGGGATAGGAAGTTTGCTCGCCTTTTTTACCTCAACGACCAATACGAAATTCCTGTCGGTCACCCTTGGTTTTTCCGCCGGTGTCATGATTTACGTTTCAATGATTGAAATTTTCTTTAAGGCCAAGACCGCACTTGTCGCGGCAATTGGCGATCATTGGGGAAATTGGGCTACGGTCGGCGGTTTTTTTGGCGGTATTCTGTTAATCGCTTTAATTGATAAGTTCATTCCAAAACAAAGCAATCCCCATGAATTGAAAACTGTTGAGGACATGCAGCCGGGAAAAGGGGTTCAGGATGCCGCTCTGCTGAAAATGGGCACCTTTACTGCCCTGGCGATCGGCATCCACAACTTTCCCGAGGGGATAGCGACGTTCACGTCCGCCCTTCAGGACCCTAAACTCGGGGTAGCCATCGCGATTGCAATTGCGATTCACAACATTCCGGAGGGAATCGCTGTTTCGGTACCGGTTTATTTTGCGACAGGAGACCGTAAAAAAGCGTTCCGGCTGTCGTTCCTGTCTGGCCTTTCCGAGCCGATTGGCGCACTTGTCGCTTATCTGTTCCTTATGCCGTTCCTGAATGAC is a genomic window containing:
- the zupT gene encoding zinc transporter ZupT, which produces MSEEVLFALGLTLFAGLATGIGSLLAFFTSTTNTKFLSVTLGFSAGVMIYVSMIEIFFKAKTALVAAIGDHWGNWATVGGFFGGILLIALIDKFIPKQSNPHELKTVEDMQPGKGVQDAALLKMGTFTALAIGIHNFPEGIATFTSALQDPKLGVAIAIAIAIHNIPEGIAVSVPVYFATGDRKKAFRLSFLSGLSEPIGALVAYLFLMPFLNDIMFGIIFAAVAGIMVFISLDELLPAAKKYDETHLPIYGLIAGMAVMAVSLLLII
- a CDS encoding lipoate--protein ligase family protein, yielding MNEALTLLRQDQWRLIDQSTTGILMPAIESFAIDDTLCASVGSHLAPATARTWVHRDTVVLGIQDTKLPNLEEGVEFLRSRGYEVIVRNSGGLAVALDEGVLNISLILPEKERSIDINRGYDAMWMLIRQMFGDFGKTIEAREIIGSYCPGSYDLSIGGRKFAGISQRRLRKGVAVQIYLSVEKSSGTRAELIRDFYSIALQGEKTKFVYPEVRPEVMASLSELFGVPLTVQDVMLRLLRQLKENSGLLYSGQLTPHELDLLPGYYTRILDRNTELTKP